One part of the Amphiura filiformis chromosome 5, Afil_fr2py, whole genome shotgun sequence genome encodes these proteins:
- the LOC140152768 gene encoding uncharacterized protein, with amino-acid sequence MAENGENATAVPPNSETNTVVETTEIMESLPVSEISQGNENNTMDIVSMALSNVTETADLMVVDCDSNAMNVVTEEEVQQFEQVEVVEQQVVQEIPIGSEGMVITTSEGQIILPANSTPAELSAVETLVGGALQQTVLSQPVIHQHLEHDQIEQSTETQTVQVEGSTVVSAVPMTLTTSSVPVVEASNQGIVHFGGGTQDISASSLLGSIATMIDSTESSIHASAAPSLTLAGMNINTTTNAPTVSNIVTRTVPANNVNFVNASVEVAATPMTATPVAITNNAISVANVNDSVVTTGATSIGLNSILTGPTQSSSLPSTITIKTPPGSNSVSQSLLNSILNNSDVQSLLKRNPGQPITIVRVPEDSPGGKNVNKITVTTGAPAAKKPVFQPSQAAKTYMRITTPANKPSPTTVKFQPTAPNNSNPKRRPGRPPKVREPPPEPVVVKSKKTRSGRVSRPPIHRVRDYKTIHIQEMGEPDYEKDDFTDYDGELLKNTPPEFSTYGGRPRAFKCDKCDKAYIGKAGLARHFKNNPDHGDPAELGVTYDEEEESTQTSPLSEQVTPVHTVQTPSFRKKRRGRPPAPRPPNGDPDFIPNKRTPSKTTTAGNLGTQALYRRKQRIQELIKTIGDEDLMELALPRLSKAITVWEFLLMKVEEAHSQKLPFQEILQHFESVRKHVRLFADECLERVSAKSDKQGDASVESDNNTQENQSTERNNSEPSNSDEVQTDNDKCDDKQQKLTQDNTQETQTADEQNKKEGVLPPSEDGISSEIKRTSSDASAVDTTPSTSESKLRTTENGEISETVSDSQQSSDSKVEESTCATDKDTNDVSNVEENDKQTDKSSEITRSESPPADVKDTAQKPSENSSSESLSADAKDTAQKASENSSSESPPADAKDTTQKASENSSSESPPADAKDTTQKASENSSSESPPADVKDITQKASENSSSESPPADAKDTAAMSDKEICQDLLELDEEMAKALGMEAGKYSVREWTATNKLPAFYRFSKNVTGDDSLSEEEINEEDDGPSAKRQRVDDDDEASATTQADSSSTAPRIAKQVTQIQLPREDAIKPTPPLAPAPQMVVQQQTSSHYYKPATVPISLKSVSPGGNGDATSTAAKQQQQQVVTSPQPVQQEVEQEPQPMEVTEEVNEVTESEQTVEETEEVTYQTDEQGHSIVPEGSTIMQMEDGTFLVQKPDGTAMQIHCPDGMTIETIQALLSMDAGNILQAAE; translated from the exons ATGGCGGAGAATGGAGAAAATGCGACGGCTGTACCGCCAAATTCAGAAACAAATACTGTTGTCGAAACAACAGAAATAATGGAAAGTTTGCCAGTTTCTGAAATATCGCAGGGTAATGAGAACAACACAATGGACATTGTGTCCATGGCTCTCTCAAATGTGACGGAAACTGCCGATTTGATGGTTGTAGACTGTGACTCGAATGCAATGAATGTTGTGACTGAAGAAGAGGTGCAACAGTTTGAGCAGGTTGAAGTTGTCGAACAGCAAGTCGTTCAAGAAATTCCTATTGGCAGTGAAGGTATGGTAATCACTACATCAGAAGGGCAGATCATATTACCGGCTAATTCCACACCGGCTGAATTAAGTGCTGTGGAAACTCTAGTGGGTGGAGCCCTTCAACAAACTGTTCTTTCACAACCAGTTATCCATCAACATCTTGAACATGATCAAATTGAACAGTCAACAGAAACTCAAACTGTCCAGGTTGAAGGATCAACAGTTGTTTCAGCTGTTCCAATGACTCTAACAACATCATCTGTTCCTGTTGTTGAAGCTTCCAATCAAGGAATAGTCCATTTCGGTGGTGGCACTCAAGATATTTCAGCCAGTTCTCTTTTGGGGTCAATAGCCACAATGATTGATTCAACAGAATCCTCAATACATGCAAGTGCAGCTCCATCATTGACACTAGCTGGTATGAATATAAACACAACCACAAATGCACCAACAGTCAGTAACATAGTTACTAGAACGGTACCAGCTAATAATGTTAATTTTGTTAATGCATCGGTTGAAGTAGCTGCTACCCCCATGACGGCGACCCCAGTAGCTATTACTAATAATGCCATCTCTGTTGCAAACGTCAATGATTCGGTGGTAACAACAGGTGCAACCTCAATTGGCTTGAACAGTATTCTTACTGGTCCAACACAATCATCATCGCTGCCATCTACCATCACAATCAAAACACCCCCAGGTTCAAATTCAGTTAGTCAATCACTTCTCAATAgtatattgaacaattctgatgtacAATCACTTCTGAAAAGAAATCCAGGGCAACCCATTACCATTGTGCGTGTTCCCGAAGACTCTCCTGGTGGAAAAAATGTTAATAAAATTACAGTTACCACAGGTGCACCTGCAGCAAAGAAGCCAGTGTTTCAACCTTCTCAAgcagcaaaaacatacatgagaataACTACACCAGCAAATAAACCTAGCCCAACAACAGTCAAGTTCCAACCTACTGCTCCCAATAACAGTAATCCAAAACGACGTCCAGGGAGACCACCTAAAGTGAGAGAACCCCCTCCAGAACCTGTTGTTGTCAAATCAAAGAAAACTCGATCAGGACGTGTGTCAAGACCACCTATACATCGTGTCAGAGACTATAAGACAATTCATATTCAAGAAATGGGAGAGCCTGATTATGAAAAAGATGACTTTACAGATTATGATGGGGAACTACTGAAAAATACACCGCCTGAGTTTTCAACCTATGGAGGAAGGCCTCGTGCTTTTAAGTGTGACAAATGTGATAAAGCGTATATTGGCAAGGCTGGACTTGCAAGACATTTCAAAAACAATCCAGATCATGGTGATCCAGCTGAACTTGGTGTAACatatgatgaggaggaggaatcAACTCAAACAAGTCCTCTAAG TGAACAAGTAACACCAGTACATACTGTTCAAACACCATCCTTCAGAAAGAAACGTAGAGGACGTCCACCTGCACCACGGCCACCAAATGGTGATCCAGACTTCATCCCTAATAAGCGTACACCATCAAAGACAACCACAGCAGGAAACCTAGGGACTCAAGCTTTATACAGACGCAAGCAGAGAATTCAGGAA CTGATCAAGACCATTGGAGATGAAGACCTTATGGAACTTGCTCTGCCACGACTCTCCAAAGCTATCACTGTATGGGAGTTCCTACTCATGAAGGTGGAAGAAGCCCATTCACAGAAACTGCCATTCCAAGAAATCTTACAACACTTTGAAAGTGTTAGGAAACATGTAAGACTGTTTGCTGATGAGTGCCTTGAGAGGGTATCCGCCAAATCCGATAAACAAGGAGATGCCAGTGTTGAATCTGATAATAATACACAGGAAAACCAAAGCACTGAAAGAAACAATAGTGAACCAAGCAATTCTGATGAGGTTCAAACTGATAATGACAAGTGTGATGATAAACAACAGAAACTGACACAAGATAATACTCAGGAGACTCAAACAGCTGATGAACAAAACAAGAAAGAGGGTGTACTGCCACCATCTGAAGATGGGATATCGTCTGAAATAAAGAGGACATCTTCAGATGCAAGTGCTGTAGATACAACACCTTCAACTTCTGAATCAAAGTTAAGAACAACAGAAAATGGTGAAATCAGTGAAACAGTTTCTGATTCACAACAATCCTCAGATAGTAAAGTTGAAGAATCTACCTGTGCAACTGATAAAGATACAAATGATGTATCAAATGTTGAAGAAAATGACAAGCAAACTGACAAATCATCCGAAATCACAAGAAGTGAATCACCACCTGCTGATGTCAAAGACACTGCTCAAAAACCATCTGAAAATTCAAGTAGTGAATCGCTGTCAGCTGATGCAAAAGATACTGCTCAAAAAGCATCTGAAAACTCCAGTAGTGAATCGCCGCCAGCTGATGCCAAAGACACTACTCAAAAAGCATCTGAAAACTCGAGTAGTGAATCGCCGCCAGCTGATGCCAAAGACACTACTCAAAAAGCATCTGAAAACTCGAGTAGTGAATCGCCGCCAGCTGATGTCAAAGACATTACTCAAAAAGCTTCTGAAAATTCAAGTAGTGAATCGCCGCCAGCTGATGCAAAAGACACTGCTGCAATGTCAGATAAAGAAATCTGTCAAGATTTGTTAGAGTTAGATGAAGAAATGGCCAAAGCTTTGGGCATGGAAGCTGGAAAGTACAGTGTCAGGGAATGGACAGCCACTAATAAGTTGCCAGCTTTCTAtaggttttcaaaaaatgttactgGGGACGATAGCCTTTCGGAGGAGGAAATCAATGAAGAAGATGATGGGCCATCTGCTAAGAGACAGAGAGTTGACGATGATGACGAAGCATCAGCAACAACACAAGCAGATTCCAGTTCTACAGCACCTCGGATAGCAAAACAG GTTACACAGATCCAACTGCCAAGAGAGGATGCCATCAAACCCACTCCACCTCTTGCACCTGCTCCTCAAATGGTTGTTCAACAGCAAACTAGTAGCCATTATTACAAACCTGCAACTGTTCCAATATCCTTGAAGTCTGTGTCACCAGGTGGCAATGGAGATGCTACATCAACAGCAGCTAAACAGCAACAGCAGCAAGTGGTGACCAGTCCTCAACCTGTACAACAAGAGGTGGAGCAAGAGCCACAACCAATGGAAGTAACAGAGGAAGTCAATGAG GTTACTGAATCAGAACAAACAGTAGAAGAGACTGAAGAAGTGACATACCAAACTGATGAACAAGGCCATTCTATCGTGCCAGAAGGGAGCACCATTATGCAGATGGAAGATGGTACATTCCTGGTACAGAAACCAGACGGTACAGCCATGCAGATCCATTGCCCTGATGGGATGACTATTGAAACTATCCAAGCTTTGTTATCAATGGATGCTGGCAATATACTGCAAGCAGCTGAGTAG